The DNA sequence GATAAAGTATCAGTgtgtttgatgttaaaatatcagTGTTGTCTGTGTGTAATCATGGTGATGATATACTGTCGTTTCTCTGCTGTAGATGTTTGGCATCATGAAGACACACTCTCACATTCTGGTTgagaatcttgaaaaaacagCGAGACGAGGAGAAACCGTGGATATTAAAGAGTGAGTCGCACACTCAAGATTCTTACGTAGTATTAAACATGGCTTTGTATTATCTGAATAGATAAGAATGAAACTGAAATAGCATCAGTGTAATCACCAGAGCAAAGGTGTTCAAATACCGCAACAATAACCTTTTATAACCTCCCAGACAGACAATATTCATCGAAAGTATTCACTGTTTATAGAGAACAGATGTTCATcagatgatgatggtgatgatagTTTTCTGTTGTCTGGATGTGTTCAGACTCTTCGGCGCGTACAGTATGGATGTGGTGACCAGCACATCGTTCAGTGTCGACATCGACTCTCTCAACAACCCCAAAGATCCATTTGTGACCAACATCAAGAAAATGCTGAAGTTTGACTTCCTGAACCCCATGTTGTTGATCGTCGGTAAACAGCTCAACTAGTCCTGTCCGTTCAACAATCTTAAATGTAGGAAACTTCATGAACATCCTGTTCTTTAAGACCCTTTTCAATTTCTTCACTAGGTTTATTTCCTTTCCTGAGCCCTGTCCTGGAGAAAATGGATTTTGCCTTTTTCCCGACATCTGTGACCGATTTCTTCTATGCTGCCCTACAGAAGATCAAATCTGAACGAGTGGCCAACAGCCAAAGGAAGGTACAAACAATTCACATGAACAACGCCGAGGTCataggtttgattcccagggaatgcatgaattGATATATACCTTGAATCCAGTGTAAGtagctttggataaaagcatgcACATGCATCTTCCTGTAGAAGCGAGTGGACTTCCTGCAGCTGATGATTGATTCTCAGACAGAAGGGAAAACTGAGCACAGAAGCAGTGATGAACACACAGAGAACGGTGAAGCATCTCAGATGGTTAACCACAGAATAAGAGCTTGTACTTGTTCCTCACACCATGTCCTGTGCAGGTCTGAGCGACCACGAGATCCTCTCGCAGTCCATGATGTTCATCTTCGGCGGGTACGAGACCAGCAGCAGCACTCTGTCCTTCTTCTTCTACAATCTGGCAACCAACCCAGAGGCCATGAAGAAACTGCAGGAGGAGATCGACCAGACCTTCCCTAATAGGGTATAACAGAAAGAAACTCTCATTAAACACTCATCAGAATCACTGTGAGGCTTTGAGACTTTAGCCACTGAATATGTGTTGAAGGCTCCGGTGGACTATGAAGGCATCATGAACATGGACTATCTGGACGCGGCGCTGAGCGAGTCTCTCCGGTTGTTCCCCATCGCCGGTCGACTCGAACGGGTCTGTAAGAAAACGGTGGATATCAATGGCCTCCTCATCCCTAAAGACACGGTGGTCATGATCCCTACATACGCGCTCCACAGAGACCCGGATTACTGGAGCGACCCCGAGAGCTTCAAACCTGAGAGGTTTGAGATTCTCAAACATTAATTTTTCTATAAAAACCTCAACATTTTACTGGTTCTTTAGAGTAAGTGCTTGTACAGATCCTTGTAAAGAATGGAAGTGACTCTCGTGTCTCATTCTCAGGTTCACTAAAGGCAATAAGGAGTCGATCGACCCCTACATGTACATGCCCTTCGGTCTCGGGCCCAGGAACTGCATCGGGATGCGATTTGCTCAGGTGTCCATGAAGCTGGCCATCGTGGAGATCCTGCAGAGGTTTGACATCTCCGTGTGTGCCGAGACTCAGGTGAGCGAACGGATGCTTTACATGGTCTCACAGGAGGACGCGTGTTCCTTCATTCACGCTGACCTTCTCTTGCTCTTCACAGGTTCCTCTAGAGCTCGGCGTCAGTGGTTTCTTGGCTCCCAAAGTCCCCATCAAACTCAAGTTCGAGCCTCGGAAAGTTTCCCTCTCAGAAGACATTTGTAACAACAACAGACCATAAAGAAGCTCTCGAACCATTGTTCGTCCGCTGCATGCTTCTTTTTCAGTCCGTGGAGAAGATTTAATtagtcttttaaaataaaaagaatacatgTAGTCTCTAGTCTTCAGTGAAGAGGAAGATTCTCAGGTCCTTTCGGACTTGGACAGAGAGGTTTTGTAACTTGTAGTGAATGTTGGACAGATTCAGCTGTC is a window from the Labeo rohita strain BAU-BD-2019 unplaced genomic scaffold, IGBB_LRoh.1.0 scaffold_728, whole genome shotgun sequence genome containing:
- the LOC127161747 gene encoding cytochrome P450 3A30-like produces the protein MSYGLFFSAETWALLILFVALLFIYGSWPHSFFKKLGIPGPKPLPFFGTMLEYKKGFHNFDVECFKKYGRVWGFYDARQPVLSIMDQSIIKTILVKECYSLFTNRRNFGLNGPLYDAVSIVEDDDWRRIRSVLSPSFTSGRLKEMFGIMKTHSHILVENLEKTARRGETVDIKELFGAYSMDVVTSTSFSVDIDSLNNPKDPFVTNIKKMLKFDFLNPMLLIVGLFPFLSPVLEKMDFAFFPTSVTDFFYAALQKIKSERVANSQRKKRVDFLQLMIDSQTEGKTEHRSSDEHTENGLSDHEILSQSMMFIFGGYETSSSTLSFFFYNLATNPEAMKKLQEEIDQTFPNRAPVDYEGIMNMDYLDAALSESLRLFPIAGRLERVCKKTVDINGLLIPKDTVVMIPTYALHRDPDYWSDPESFKPERFTKGNKESIDPYMYMPFGLGPRNCIGMRFAQVSMKLAIVEILQRFDISVCAETQVPLELGVSGFLAPKVPIKLKFEPRKVSLSEDICNNNRP